The following DNA comes from Gordonia zhaorongruii.
CGCGATCTCACCCACCTCGACGCGTTCGCGCGCCACGAACCGCTCGCGAGCGAGCGCGATCACCTGGTCGGATCCCATGTCGCACTCGCTCCTTCCCGCCGATCCCGCACCATTTCGGCGAAATGGTGCACGTGACTGCGTCTGATGTTGGAAACTAGCTCATGACGGCGTGAACACGCGCGCTTTTCGTCGAACACGGTCCGGCCTGCCCGGGCGAAGCCCCCAAGGAGACTTGATGATTCAGTCCACCATGCAGCACGGCGACCTGACGCTGTCTACATTGCTCGAACACAGCCGGAAGACGTTCCCCGAGGCCAAGATCTCCACGTGGACCGGGGAGGGCTTCCGCGACATGTCGTTCGCCGAGATCGGCGACATGAGCGCGCGAATCGCACACGCACTGACCAAGCTCGGCGTGGAGCGCGGTGACCGCGTGGCCACCTTCATGTGGAACAACAACGAGCACCAGGCCCTGTACGGCGGCGTCCCCTCGATGGGTGCCGTTCTGCACACTCTCAACCTGCGCCTGTCCGCGGAGCAGGCCGTGTTCATCATCAATCACGCCGACGACAAGGTGATCTTCGTCGATGCGAGCGTCGCCCCGCTGCTCAGCCAGTACCTGACCGGCACCCCGAACGTGCAGCACGTCGTGGTCACGAACGGTCCCGCCGACGCCGTCACCGCACCCGACGGCATCACCGTTCACCAGTTCGACGAGCTGATCGCCGATGAGCCGGCCTCCTTCGAGTGGCCCGCTCTGGACGAGAACACCGCCGCCGTCATGTGTTACACCTCGGGCACCACCGGCGATCCGAAGGGTGTCGTCTACTCGCATCGCAGCATCTACATGCACTCGATGTTCGGCACCTCGACCACCGGACTCGGCCTCGCGAACAGCGACTCCCTGCTGGCGATCGTGCCCATGTTCCACGTCATGTCGTGGGGCCTGCCCTTCGCGGCGATGATGTGCGGCGCCACCGTCCTCATGCCCGATCGCTTCCTGCAGCCCGAGCCGCTCCTCGCGATGATGGACGCAGCGAAGCCGACGATGGCCGCGGCCGTCCCGACCATCTGGCAGGGTGTCGCGGCGCAGCTCGACGCCAAGCCCCAGGACATCTCGCATCTGCGCGAGGTGGTCGTGGGCGGCGCCGCAGTCCCGGAATCGATGATCCGCAAATTCGACGACTTCGGCGCGCCCATCACCCACGCGTGGGGCATGACGGAGACCTCGCCCCTCGGATCGATCGCCCGACCGCCGTTCGGTGTCGAGGGCGACGACGCCGAGTTCGCGTACCGCGTCACGCAGGGTCGCTTCCCCGCGCCGGTCGCGGCCCGCATCATCGGCGACGACGGTCAGGAACTGCCGTGGGACGGAGAGGCGGTCGGTGAGCTCGAGGTCTCGGGACCCTGGATCACCGGCGCCTACTACCAGCCCGACGGGAACGTGACGGACGAGTCGAAGTTCCACGACGGCTGGCTGCGCACCGGCGACGTCGTGAACATCACGCCCGACGGCTTCATGACCATCGTCGACCGTTCCAAGGACCTGATCAAGACCGGCGGCGAGTGGATCTCCTCCGTCGAACTGGAGAACATCATCGCGTCCAACCCGGCGATCGTCGAGGCCACGGTGATCGGCGTTCCGGATCAGAAGTGGGACGAGCGGCCGTTCGTCCTCGCGGTGGTCCGCAGCGAGGATGACACCGACGTCGAAGCGCACCGGAAGTTCCTCGAGGAGCGAGTGCCTCGCTGGCAGATCCCCGAGCGCTGGTCGTTCGTGACCGAGGTGCCCAAGACCTCGGTCGGCAAGTTCGACAAGAAGCGCGTCCGGCAGCAGTACGCAGAAGGCGAGTACGCAGTCCTCGGAGATCCCATCGAGAGCTGAGAACCTCCCCGTCGAATCCACCCCGGAGACTCCCGCATCCCCTGATGCGGGAGTCTCCGCGTTTCACGGCATGTCCGGTCCCGGGACGGGGCGGGTCCCCGGTCTAGACTCGCTCTGTGAGCCGCAGGAAGATACTGATGCTGGCGGCACTGGGCACAGTGGTGGTTCTCGCTCTCGGCGCCACAGTCTGGGTGTTCACCGCCCGGGACTTCGCCTTCACCGAGGAGCGGGTGACCATCCCCGGGCCGCACGGCGGCGAATTGCACGGTGTCCTCGCCGTCCCCAAAGGCGAGGACGGTCCGTACGGTCTGGTCGTGTTCGTCCACGGCGACGGCCCGGTGAACGCCGATTCCGACGAGAAGTACAAGCCTTTGTGGGATTCGTTCGCCCAGGACGGATTCGCCAGTCTGTCGTGGGATAAGCCGGGCGTCGACGATGCGCCGGGAAACTGGTTGCACCAATCGATGCAGGATCGGGCCACCGAGGTCGACACGGCGATCGCCTGGGCGCACACCCGCGAGGACGTCGACCCGACCCGGATGGGCGCATGGGGTATCGGACAGGCCGGCTGGATCCTGCCCGAGGTAGCCCGTGCACGACCCGATCTGCGCTTCTTGACGATGGTCGACCCCGCCGTCAACTGGATCGACCGCCGCGAGCACGAGGTGCGCTCCCGGCTGGAGGCCGACGACGCCACCCCCACCGAGATCGACGCCGCCCTGCGCCGCAACACCGAGCGGAACGAACTGCTGAAGGCAGGCGCGGACTATCGGGCGTATCGCCGTGCCCGGATCGACGCCGAGCCGGTGAGCCGCGACCGATGGAGCTTCCTGCGCCGCAACCTCACCGCCGATTCCACCGGATCGCTCTCCCGCATCCCGATCCCGACACTGCTTCTCGTCGGCGGGGAGGACCGCAACGTCGACGTGACACGGTCCGAGCGCGTCTACCGCGCGAAGATGCGCGGTGACCTGCTGACGGTCAAAAGGTTCCCGGAAGCGACGCACGCGATGATGCGCGACGACATCGAGTACCGACCGGAGGACGTCCGGGTGGCAGGTCAGCGTGCGTTGGCCCCGAAGTCCGTTTACGTACCCGGTTACCTGGAAGTCCTCAGAGTGTTTGCAAAGCGAAACACAGTTTGATGCCGGGACGGTCTACTCTGTCCGTAGTACACCAATCGACGTGCGCAGCTCGGAGCGCGCACGTCGCGGACGATTCAGAGGAGTCAAGTAATGGTCGACCAGGCACTGTGGGGCGCGATCCAGGGTAACGAAAACGTGTTCAACGCCCTCATGTACATGTTCTCGGGAACCAAGTAGCCCGGACCCCAGACGCACCGTCGATGTCCCCGGCCTGCCGTGCAGGCCGGGGACATCTGCGTCCGATGGATGATCGGCGGATCGGCGCTGATCGCCGCGTAATACGAATGACTGACATCTGAGAATTGTCGGACTCTCGCCATATGGTCTGGCCGTACGAGTGGTGACACAGATCCACCACACGCGACCCCACGAGAGGACCACCGCCATGACCGCCCAGCCACCGACCCAGCCGCCCGTCCCGCCCTACCAGTCCGGGCAGCCGTATCCCACCCAGCCGTATCCCGCCCATCCGGAACCCCAGCACCCCGACAACCAGTACGCCGGGAACCAGTACCCCGCGGGGCCGTACGCAGGCAACCAGTACGCAGGCGATCAGTACGCTCCGCTCCCCCGAAGAAGAAGCGGAAGTGGCCGTGGATCGTCGGCGCGCTCGTCGTTCTCTTCGTCATCATCGGAGTCGCAGGCGGTGGTGGCGACGATGACGGTGGTGACACCGAGGCAGCTACCGCGGGAACCAACAGCGCAGGAACCAACAGTGCGGGAACCGACAGTGCAGGGACCGATCGCGCCGCCGACGAGGCCGCCGACGAGGAGTCCCCGGCGAGCCTGAACACCCCGGTTCGGGACGGCAAGTTCGAGTTCGTGGTGACGGACGTCGAAGACGGCCTCGACAGCGTCGGGGACAACCCCTACCTCGCGAGCGAGGCGCAGGGGCAGTTCGTCGTCGTGGCCATGTCGGTGAAGAACATCGGTGACGAACCGCAGTCGTTCACTCCGTCGGCGCAGAAGCTGCAGGACACGGACGGACGCACGTTCGAGTCCGATGTCGAAGCGCAGCTCGCACTCGAGTCCGACATCCCGCTGTACGACAACATCAATCCGGGAAACACCGTTGAGATCAAGATCGTCTACGACATGCCGCAGAACGCGGAGCCGGCAACTGTCGAGTTGCACGATTCCATGTTCTCCGGCGGCGCCTCCGTCTCGCTGCGCTGACCGACCCGGAAGCCGGCGAGACCGCGAGAGCAAAAAGTCCCCGGCCTGCTGAGCAGGCCGGGGACTTCTCCGTGGAGCCGCCGGGAATTGAACCCGGGTCCTCCGTCACTTCGGTGGGGCTTCTCCGTGCGCAGTCCGCTGTGTCTCTACTCGGATCTCCCGGTCTCGCGAACAAGCCAGGATGACGATCCCAGTCGCTGTTTGATGTCCTGCCGACGTCCGCGACCGACGACGACAGTGAGTTCCCTAGCTGATGCCGGCATCCGGTTCCGGGAACTTAGAACCGGGCCGACAGACTAGCCTCGCTGATCAGGCAGCGAGTGCGTAGTCGCGCTGATTGGAATCGGCGCTTAATTGTTTGCTGCGACGCTTAACGGTGGTCTCCAGCCTGCACCGACACGCTTCCCCCACCTCGATGCACGAAGTCGAAACCGATCGGCCCCGAGGGGTGGTGCCACCGTTTCCGGTGGACACCTCATAGTAACGAACACGACGCTCGGTTTCATCCCGATATTTCACCAGACCGTTCCGGACGCTTATCCGACGGTGAGCAACGCGCTGTCGGCGGAGCCGACTTTCACGGTCAGGCGACCGTCCGCAGCCTGGACTCGTCGACCGGTCCAGATCTCGGTGGCCGCAACGGTGGCGTCACCGACCAGTCCTATGTCGCTCAAGGTGATCGACATGGTGCGCGGCGCCGACGAGCCGTTCGACATCGACAGGACGAGCCCCTGATCGCCGACCGCCCGAGAGTAGAGGTCGCGGTTGTCCAGGATCGGCGCTCCCGCGGAGGCTCGACCGTCCCGCGCTATGGCGATGGCGTTCTCATTGGTGATCGTCGCCAGACGCTCACCGTCGAGGTGGTCCGGAGCCCGGCTGAACGTCAACGGCTGCGCGTTCATCACCTGCCGGGTGATGCCGGTCCGCAGCGCGGGCACCGGTTCCTCCGCCGCCATCGTGTGCCGGACCAGCGGATCCGTCGATCTCACCGCGGACAGTCGGAGGCCGCGCTGCTCGAGGTAGCCGTTCAGATCGCCATCGCTCACGGTGGCCGGCGGCGTGCGCCGGTCGCACACCACGTACAGCGATCGGTAACCGGCTTCGCTCAGCCCGGTGTCGACGATCCCGTCGGCGAAGCCGCGGACCTCGTCCGGCGTCGATTCGCACCCCGATCCGACCACCCAGCCGAGTTGAGGCGGAACCGCGTCCGTGTGTTCCTCGTCTGCAGTGCAGGCCGTCACCGACCCGGCGACCACCACCGCGGTCAGTCCGGCCACGAGTCGGGTGCTTCGCATGCGTACGAGTCTCACATGCCTTTCACGCGGCGTCCGACGATCCGCTCCACTTCGCGCTTGGCGGTCCGTTCGGCGATGTCGCGGCGTTTGTCGTGCGCCTGCTTGCCGCGCGCCAAGGCGATCTCCACCTTCGCGTAGCCGTCGGAGAAGTACATCTGCAACGGGATCACGGTCAGATTGCCGTCGCGGACCTTGCCGATCAGATAGTCGATCTCGCGACCGTGCAGCAGCAGCTTGCGCTTGCGGCGCGGTGGATGGTTGGTCCACGTGCCGCTGCCGTACTCGGCGATGTGCACGGCGTGCAGCCACACCTCGCCGGCGTCGACAGTCGCGAACGCGTCCACCAGTGACGCCTTGCCGTCACGCAGGGCCTTCACCTCGGTGCCCTGCAGCACCATGCCCGCTTCGAACGTCTCGAGGATGGTGTAGTTGTGCCGGGCCTTCCGATTGGTCGCGATCACCGACCTGCCCTTTTCTCTAGGCACGATTCACCTCCTCGACATCGTCATTCACGGACGTAGACACGCAGCGTGCCGTATGCGGTCAGCCCGGCCAGCACGATGCCCGTCACCAGGACCCAGGGCGATACGAACCACACGTCGGCCGCAGTGATGCGGGCCAGGATGTTCACACCGTAGAGGTCCTCGAGTGCTTTGTCGAAGAAGAATATCTTCGACAGGAACAGTCCCCCGATCGCGAGAACCGCACCGATCACCGCGGCGATCACCGCTTCGATGAGGAACGGCAGCTGCGTGTACCAGCGCGTGGCGCCGACCATCCGCATGATCGACACCTCCGTCCGTCTCGTATAGGCAGCGATCTGCACCGTGTTCGCGATGAGCAGGATCGCAGCGACCGCGAGCACCGCAGCGACGGCGAACGCCGCGTTGCGGGCACCGTCGAGCACGCTGAAGATGCGTTTCACCAGTTCACGCTGGTCGAGGACGCCGTCGACGCCTTGCGCGCGCGAGAACTTGTCCAGCACCGCGCCGAACCTGTCCGGGTTGTCCATGCTCACGCGCAGTGCGCCCTGATATGCCTCCTTGCGGATGAAGTCGGCGAGTTCGGGAGAGTCCTCCTCCCACGACTCCTTCGCGCTCTGGAAGGCCTGCTCCTGACTGATGAACGTCACCGACCCGACGCCGTCCTCCGCTTCGAGGTCGTGGCGCAGCGTGGTGCACGGCGCCGCCATGCAGTTCGGGTCCTTCTCGGTCACCGCATCGTTGATGAAGAACTGCATCTCCACGCGATCGAGGAAGATCTTCTGGCTCTTGTCCGCCATCTGGATGACGAGCATGCCGCCGCCCAGCATGCCGAGGGTGATCGCGGTCGTGAGGATCATGGCGACCGTCATGGTGATGTTGCGGCGGAATCCGTTGAGGACTTCGCCGATGATGAAGTTCGCGCGCATGTGTGCTTGCTCTCCTGGTCTGCGAAGTCTGGTTCAGCCGATGCCGTACACGCCGTACTCGTCGTTGCGAACGAGCGTGCCGTTGTCGAATTCGAGGACGCGACGCCGCATCGAGTCGACGATGTGCCGATCGTGGGTCGCCATGATGACGGTAGTGCCGCGGCGGTTCACGCGATCGAGCACCTCGACGATCTCCTCGCTGGTCTCCGGATCCAGATTGCCCGTGGGTTCGTCCGCCAGGAGCAGCGAGGGCCGGTTGACGATGGCGCGGGCGATGGCGACGCGCTGCATCTCACCACCCGAGAGCTCCTGCGGCATACGGTCTTCCTTCCCGCCCAACCCGACGTAGTCGAGGGTCTCGGGAACGGCGTCCCGGATCGTCGACGGCGGCTTGCCGATCACCTCGAGAGCGAAGGCGACGTTCTCGGCGACCGTCTTCTGCTGCAGCAGCCGGAAGTCCTGGAACACGCAGCCGATCGACTGGCGAAGTTTCGGGATGTCGCGGCCCTTGAGCCGGTTGACGTGGAAGTCGCCGACGTACGTCTCGCCCGAGGTCTGCCTGTCCTCCTTCAGAAGGAGTCGGAAGAACGTCGATTTACCCGAGCCGGAGGGGCCGATCAGGAATGCGAACTCGCCCTTGTCCACTTCCAGGCTCAGATCCGACAACGCGGGCCTGCTCGACTTCGCGTATTGCATCGTCACATTCGACAGCTTGATCACGGTGACCCAGTGTACTGATCGACGCCGACTGCCCATCGTCCGTGGATCCGAGTGTCGGCTCCCCGGTCGACGCATCGCCGACCGAAGCACGCGCTCACCGCAGCAGCGCGGTCGATCGAGGTCGCGTCACGACCGCGATCGGGCTCACGCCTCCACTTCGTCCATGCGCCAGCGGATGCCCGCTTCGATGAACTTGTCGAGGTCGCCGTCGAGGACCGAGCTCGGGTTGTTGCTCTCCACGTTGGTACGGAGATCCTTCACCATCTGGTACGGGTGCAGAACGTACGAGCGCATCTGGTTGCCCCAGCTCGCTCCGGTGTCGCTCTTGAGCGCATCCATCTGCGCACGCTCTTCCTGACGCTTGCGCTCGAGGAGCTTGGCCTGCATCACGCGCATCGCGGCCGCCTTGTTCTGCAGCTGGCTCTTCTCGTTCTGGCAGGTGACGACGATGCCGGTCGGCTCATGAGTCAGGCGCACCGCCGAGTCGGTGGTGTTGACCGACTGCCCACCGGGACCCGATGAGCGGTACACGTCCACGCGCAGGTCGTTCTCGTCGATGTCGATGTGGTCGGTCTTCTCGACGACGGGCAGGATCTCGACTTCCGCGAACGACGTCTGGCGTCGCCCCTGATTGTCGAAGGGGCTGATGCGGACCAGCCGGTGCGTGCCCTGCTCCACCGAGAGGGTCCCGTACATGTACGGCGCCTTCACCGCGAACGTCGCCGACTTGAGACCGGCCTCCTCGGCGTACGACGTGTCGTACACCTCGACGGAGTATCCATGCTGCTCGGCCCAACGGGTGTACATGCGCATCAGCATCTGAGCCCAGTCCGCGGCATCGACGCCGCCCGCTCCGGAGCGGATGTTGACGAGCGCATCACGCGGGTCGTACTCGCCCGCGAGCATCGTCTTGACCTCCATCGCCTCGATGTCGTTGCGCAGGTCGACGCGTTCGGTGTCGGCGTCCTCGGTGGCCGCCACTCCCGATTCGCCCTCTTCGGATTCGGCGAGTTCGTAGAGGACCGGCAGGTCGTCGAGGCGCGAACGCAGTTCGCCGACACGCCGCAACTCGGACTGCGCGTGCGAGAGCTCGCTGGTCACCCGCTGCGCATGGTCCTGGTCGTTCCACAGGTCGGGATCGGACGCCTGCATCTCCAACTCGTCGATCCGGCGACGGAGTTCTTCGATGTCCATCACCTTCTCGACCGTGGTCAAGGTGGCGTCGAGCGATTCGAGGTCGGCTGAAGCTTCGGGGTGCACGGTTATCCAGGCTACCCGGTGGCCCCGGCGGTCAGACGGTCAGCGAACCGAACTGCCACGTCGAGGAGACCTTGGCGGGCTTGTAGACCACCGGCAGGTCGAGTCCGACGTACGGGCGCGGCTCGTCGGCCGACAGAACGCGGGTCCCGTACACCTCGGTGGGTGGGATCTCCGGACCGATGACGATGCCGCTGAGTGTGCAGTAACTCTGTCCGTTCTTATCGGCGGCGTTGTCGCGGCCGAGCCCGGTGACGGTCAGGGTGCCCTGCTGGTATCCGCTCGTCGCATCGACGGGCCCGCTGAAGCTGTGCCCGCGACGGGCCAGGAACAGCGCGATCACACTGATCACGAGCAATGCTGTGAACAGCACGGGAATCCAGGTCGGCATACCCGCTACCCTAGGCGATCGTGAACCCAGTCGTTGATAATGCCTCCGCCTACGCCGCCGACCTCCGCCTCGCACTGGCCGCGGCGAACGCGGCGGATGCGCTGACCACTGCGAGATTCGGTGCGCTGGATCTGCGAGTGGACTCCAAACCGGACCTGACTCCCGTCTCGGACGCCGACCTCGCGTGCGAACAGCTGCTGCGTGACACTCTCGCGCAGGACCGTCCGGACGATGCACTGCTCGGCGAGGAGTTCGGCGGCGACGCCGCGCCGTCCGGCAGGCAATGGGTGATCGACCCGATCGACGGCACCAAGAACTTCGTGCGGGGAGTGCCGGTATGGGCGACGCTCATCGCACTTCTGGACGACGGGGTGCCCGTGGTCGGAGTCGTGAGCGCTCCCGCGTTGAACCGGCGCTGGTGGGCCGCGGCAGGCGGCGGTGCGTTCACCTCACGCGACGGTGGCCTGCCCCGATCCCTGACGGTCTCCGCGGTCGGCGAGCTCGCCTCGTCGTCGCTCGCCTTCTCGAGCCTGTCGGGGTGGAAGGATCGCGGCATCCGTGATGCGTTCGTCGACCTCACCGACCGCGTGTGGCGCGTTCGCGGCTACGGCGATTTCTTCAACTACTGCCTGGTAGCCGAGGGCGCGGTCGATGTGGCCGCCGAACCGGAGGTGTCGTTGTGGGACCTCGCTGCGGTGGACGTCCTCGTCCGGGAGGCCGGCGGCCGTTTCACCGACCTGGACGGCGAATCCGGCCCGGCGGGCGGCAGCGCGCTCGCGAGCAACGGACTCCTGCACGACGAAGTGCTCACCGCCCTGCGCTGACGCCGGGTGTCCCGAGCCGGCCACCCCGAGCTGGGCATCACAATTCGACCGGTTCCCCCGTCTCGAGCACGGTGAAACCGGTTCCCTCCGGCGCCATCTCGGAGATCCGCGCGTTATGCACGCCGCACCCGGCATCGGAGAGCACCGCTTGATGGATGGGGAACGCGATGCGCGGTGCGACTCCCCGCAGATAGTCGACGGACTCGCTCAGTTTGAGCCACGGCGCGGCCGCCGGTAGCGCCAGCACGTCGATCCGCTCGCTGGGGATGTAGAGACTGTCGCCGGGGTGACAGAACGCTCCGGGCTTCCCGTCGATGTCGAGGATGTACGCGGTGTTGTCGACCACCGGGATGCTCGGATGGATGACCGCGTGCCGCCCACCGGTCCCCCGCACGGCGAACGCGCCGATGCGAATCTCCTCGCCGGGACCGATGACCTTCCACTCCCCTGCATCGCCACGCTCGTTCCACTGCTTCGCGGTCTGCGGATCCGCGTACCGGACGGCATCGGGGTTCGCGGCCACGAGCGCCGGGAGACGCTCCGGGTCGGCGTGATCGGGATGCTGGTGGGTGATCAGCACGGCGTCGAGACCGGTCAACGATTCGAAACCGGCGGCGAACGTGCCGGGATCGAACAGCACTCGGGTGCCGTCGTGCTCCACGAGAACGCAGGAATGTCTCAGGTGAGTGATCAGCATGCCTTCGAACCTACTTCCCACCACGGGAACTGCGTTCGCAGTTGAGGGGTGACAAGGTTCTTACCGAGGAGTAAGGTCTGTTCTTACTAGGGAGTAAGAAGTTTTGCTCCACCCGTTCTGCCCCTCGAGACACTGGTGAGGAAATGACCACGAACACCGAGCCCCGCGACACCTCGTCCGTCGGCGCACACCCGCACAAGCGCACTCCGATCGGCGTCGCGATGCGCGTGCTGACCGCTATCACCGGATCGGACATCGCCGAGAAGTACGGTCTGCGCGAGCCCATCAACCGTGTCGCCTACGAAGGCACCAAGACCGGGTTCAAGACCCTGGGCGCCGCCAACCGCGCATTCGCCAAGGCCACCGGCAGCGGCAAACCGCAGCGCCCGGAAACGCCGTCCAAGGGGTACTTCAATCTGAACCCGGACGAAGAGCAGGCGATGATCGCCGAAACCGTCCGTGACTTCTCCACTGAGATCCTGCGCCCGGTCGCGTACGACGCCGATAACGCCGCCACCGCTCCCGAGGACATCCTCAAGCGCTCCGCCGAGCTCGGCATCACGATGATCAACGTCCCCGAGACGTTCGACGGCGCGGCCACCGAGCGCGGCGTCGTCACCAACGCACTCGTCGCCGAGGCGATGGCCTACGGCGACATGGGGCTGGCCCTGCCGCTGCTCGCACCGAGCGGCGTCGCCTCCACCCTCACCAACTTCGGCAGCGACGGCCAGCAGCGGACGTACCTCCCCGACTACGCGGGCGAGAACGTCCCGACGTCGGCAGTGGTCATCGCCGAGCCGCGCCCGTTGTTCGATGCGTTCAAGCTGTCGACGAAGGCCACTCGCTCCGGTGACGGCTTCACGCTGAACGGCGTCAAGTCGTTCGTACCGGCAGCGGGCAGCTGTGAGCTGTTCATCGTCGGCGCCGAGCTCGACGGCAGTCCTGCACTGTTCATCGTCGAGTCCGACACCGACGGACTGTCGGTCGAGGCCGACCCCGGCATGGGCGTCCGCGCAGCGGGCATGGGCCGGCTGAACCTCGACAACGTCTCGGTTCCGGCAGCCGGGTTGCTCGGCGAGGTCGACGGCGAGGAAGCCGCCACCGCGTACCGCAACGTGGTGCGCCTGTCCCGTCTCGGCTGGTCGGCACTGGCCGTCGGCACGGGCAAGGCCGTCCTCGACTACGTCATCCCCTACGTCAACGAGCGCGAGGCGTTCGGCGAGCCGATCTCCAACCGCCAGGCGGTGGCCTTCATGGTCGCGAACATGGCGACCGAACTCGACGGCCTTCGTCTGGTGACCCTGCGCGGTGCGTCGCGCGCCGAGCAGGATCTGTCGTTCGCCCGCGAAGCTGCGCTGGCCCGCAAGCTGACCATCGACAAGGGGCTGCAGATCGGCCTGGACGGCATCCAGCTGCTCGGCGGTCACGGCTTCACCAAGGAGCACCCGGTGGAGCGTTGGTACCGCGACCTGCGCGGTGCAGGCATCGGCGAGGGCATCGTCGTCCTCTGACGGACGGCGTGCGTGAAGGAGAGTCCCATGGCAATCAATCTCGAACTGCCCAAGAAGCTGCACGGCACGATCGACCAGGCGCGCGACGCGGCCCTGCAGATCTTCCGGCCCATCAGCCGTAAGTACGACCTCGCCGAGCACGAGTACCCGGTGGAGCTCGACACCTTGGCCAATCTGTACAACGGCCTCGCGGCCGCCGGTCAGGCGGGCGCAGGTGCGGCCGGCGGTCGTGGCGACGTCCAGAAGGAGCGCCCCGAGGGGTACGTCGCCAACGGCGGCAACATGCAGTCCGTCCTCAACTCGATGTGGGCGTCGTACGGCGACGTCGGCCTGATGCTGTCCATCCCGTTCCAGGGCCTGGGTAACGCGGCCATCGCGGCCGTCGCGACCGACGAGCAGATCGAAAGCTTCGGCGGCGAGGTCTGGGCGTCGATGGCCATCACCGAACCGAGCTTCGGCTCGGACTCGGCGGCCGTCACCACCACCGCACGCCGGGACGGCGACGAGTACGTCCTCAACGGCGAGAAGATCTTCGTGACCGCCGGTTCGCGCGCCAGCCACATCGTGGTCTGGGCGTCCGTCGACCGCAGCCTCGGTCGCGCCGCGATCAAGAGCTTCGTCGTCCCCCGCGACCACCCGGGTGTCACCATCGCGCGGCTCGAGCACAAGCTCGGCATCAAGGCGTCCGACACCGCGGTGATCCTCTTCGAGGACTGCCGCATCCCGGCGAAGAACCTGCTGGGTTCGCCCGAGGTGGACGTCAAGAAGGGTTTCGGCGGCGTCATGCAGACGTTCGACAACACCCGGCCGATGGTGGCCGCGATGGCTGTCGGCGTCGCCCGTGCGGCGCTCGAAGAACTCCGCAAGCACCTCGCGGACGCGGGCGTCGAGATCGACTACGACCGTGCGGCAGCGGATCAGCCCGCGGCGGCGGCGGAGTTCATCCGTCTCGAATCAGATTGGGAGGCCGCCTATCTGATGACGCTGCGTGCTGCGTGGATGGCCGACAACAAGGAGCCGAACTCGCTCGAGGCCTCGATGTCGAAGGCCAAGGCCGGACGCACGGGCACCGACGTGACCAACAAGGCCGTCGAACTCGTGTCGACCCTCGGTTACTCCGAGCGAACCCTGTTGGAGAAGTGGGCTCGCGACTCGAAGATCCTCGACATCTTCGAGGGCACCCAGCAGATTCAGCAGCTCATCATCGCGCGGCGCGTCCTCGGGAAGAGCAGCGCCGAACTGAAGTGATCTGACGCGCTCCGCGCACCGGAAAGAGCCCGCACCGTCGAGACGGTGCGGGCTCTTTCCCTGTCGCCGCGTTCGCGGACCTTGCCGTGTTCGCCGGACCTGCCGGACGGCGCGGCCTACTGTTGATCCATGCTTCCTCCCAGGGG
Coding sequences within:
- a CDS encoding long-chain fatty acid--CoA ligase, translating into MIQSTMQHGDLTLSTLLEHSRKTFPEAKISTWTGEGFRDMSFAEIGDMSARIAHALTKLGVERGDRVATFMWNNNEHQALYGGVPSMGAVLHTLNLRLSAEQAVFIINHADDKVIFVDASVAPLLSQYLTGTPNVQHVVVTNGPADAVTAPDGITVHQFDELIADEPASFEWPALDENTAAVMCYTSGTTGDPKGVVYSHRSIYMHSMFGTSTTGLGLANSDSLLAIVPMFHVMSWGLPFAAMMCGATVLMPDRFLQPEPLLAMMDAAKPTMAAAVPTIWQGVAAQLDAKPQDISHLREVVVGGAAVPESMIRKFDDFGAPITHAWGMTETSPLGSIARPPFGVEGDDAEFAYRVTQGRFPAPVAARIIGDDGQELPWDGEAVGELEVSGPWITGAYYQPDGNVTDESKFHDGWLRTGDVVNITPDGFMTIVDRSKDLIKTGGEWISSVELENIIASNPAIVEATVIGVPDQKWDERPFVLAVVRSEDDTDVEAHRKFLEERVPRWQIPERWSFVTEVPKTSVGKFDKKRVRQQYAEGEYAVLGDPIES
- a CDS encoding alpha/beta hydrolase family protein — protein: MSRRKILMLAALGTVVVLALGATVWVFTARDFAFTEERVTIPGPHGGELHGVLAVPKGEDGPYGLVVFVHGDGPVNADSDEKYKPLWDSFAQDGFASLSWDKPGVDDAPGNWLHQSMQDRATEVDTAIAWAHTREDVDPTRMGAWGIGQAGWILPEVARARPDLRFLTMVDPAVNWIDRREHEVRSRLEADDATPTEIDAALRRNTERNELLKAGADYRAYRRARIDAEPVSRDRWSFLRRNLTADSTGSLSRIPIPTLLLVGGEDRNVDVTRSERVYRAKMRGDLLTVKRFPEATHAMMRDDIEYRPEDVRVAGQRALAPKSVYVPGYLEVLRVFAKRNTV
- a CDS encoding DUF4352 domain-containing protein — translated: MTDVEDGLDSVGDNPYLASEAQGQFVVVAMSVKNIGDEPQSFTPSAQKLQDTDGRTFESDVEAQLALESDIPLYDNINPGNTVEIKIVYDMPQNAEPATVELHDSMFSGGASVSLR
- the smpB gene encoding SsrA-binding protein SmpB, giving the protein MPREKGRSVIATNRKARHNYTILETFEAGMVLQGTEVKALRDGKASLVDAFATVDAGEVWLHAVHIAEYGSGTWTNHPPRRKRKLLLHGREIDYLIGKVRDGNLTVIPLQMYFSDGYAKVEIALARGKQAHDKRRDIAERTAKREVERIVGRRVKGM
- the ftsX gene encoding permease-like cell division protein FtsX: MRANFIIGEVLNGFRRNITMTVAMILTTAITLGMLGGGMLVIQMADKSQKIFLDRVEMQFFINDAVTEKDPNCMAAPCTTLRHDLEAEDGVGSVTFISQEQAFQSAKESWEEDSPELADFIRKEAYQGALRVSMDNPDRFGAVLDKFSRAQGVDGVLDQRELVKRIFSVLDGARNAAFAVAAVLAVAAILLIANTVQIAAYTRRTEVSIMRMVGATRWYTQLPFLIEAVIAAVIGAVLAIGGLFLSKIFFFDKALEDLYGVNILARITAADVWFVSPWVLVTGIVLAGLTAYGTLRVYVRE
- the ftsE gene encoding cell division ATP-binding protein FtsE, translating into MIKLSNVTMQYAKSSRPALSDLSLEVDKGEFAFLIGPSGSGKSTFFRLLLKEDRQTSGETYVGDFHVNRLKGRDIPKLRQSIGCVFQDFRLLQQKTVAENVAFALEVIGKPPSTIRDAVPETLDYVGLGGKEDRMPQELSGGEMQRVAIARAIVNRPSLLLADEPTGNLDPETSEEIVEVLDRVNRRGTTVIMATHDRHIVDSMRRRVLEFDNGTLVRNDEYGVYGIG